The nucleotide sequence GCGCGCGAACTCGGAAAGAAACCACCGGCCGCGGGCGGTTTCCATCACCGCCTGTTCGATGATCTCGTAATCCTTGTCGGGAAGGGGTGTCGGCGGAGGCGAATCAATCATAGAGCGTCTTTCTCGGCACCTTAGCGTCAAAATCCCCCCGATCTGGGATTTCTAGCCAACGAATCCTTACAGCAAGTTTACGTCGACGAGTTTATGTCAGCAATGTCCCGTCGTCTTGTCAGGATACCGGCGTCAATTCGTCTATCCCTCTTTTTTTTCGCGTTATTCTTTGTGCTTGGCGTATACATGCCATTCTTTCCGGTCTGGCTGTCCGCGCGCGGCCTCAGCGCCGGTGAGATCGGCATCGTGCTTGCCGTACCGATGGTGGTCAGGATCGTCACCACGACCTTCACCAGCGCGCTCGCCGACCGGTTCGGCGCGCCGGCGCGCGCGATCCTCGTCTTCGCCGCGGCGGCGCTAACCTTCCTCTTCTGCCTTGGTGCCGTCGACGGCGTCATCCTGATCAGCGTGTTCCTCGCCTCGCTGGCGGTGTTCTGGATGCCGCTCGCGCCGCTTGCCGATGCGCTCGCCATGGCCGTCACCCGGCGCGACGGTGCCGACTATGGCCGCATGCGGATGTGGGGCTCGTTCGCCTTCATCCTTGCCAATCTCGGCGCCGGCTGGCTGGTCGGCCGGTTCACCGGCGACGTCGTCTTCTGGGTGCTGGTGTTCGGGTTTTCCTCCGTCGTCCTTGCGGCCACCCTGCTGCCGCGGCTGGAGCCGGCGGCCTCGGACGGCGACGAGGCGCCGCTCGGCACCTTCCTCAAGCGCCCGGCGTTCCTGGCGCTGCTTGCCGCCGGCGGCCTCTGCCAGGCGAGCCACAGCCTCGTCTATGCCTTCGGCTCGCTCTACTGGCAGGAGCTCTCCTTCAGCGGCACGGAGATCGGCGCCCTGTGGGCGATCGGTGTGATTGCCGAAATCGCGATCTTTTCCGTCTCCGGGCGCCTTAATGCGTCACTCGGACCGGCCGGGCTGATCCTCGCTTCCGCTGCTGCCGCGGTCCTGCGCTGGGCGGCGTTTCCGTTCCTGACGGGCTTTGCCGCCTTCCTTGCCGTCCAGATGCTGCACGGCGTCACTTTCGGCGCCGCCCATCTGGGGCTCGTCCACCACGTCTCGCGCTCGGTGCCGGAACGCCATGCGGGTGCCGCCCAGGCCTTTGCCGTCACCGTCGTCACCGGCGCCTCGGCGCTGTCGATGGGCGCTTCGGGGCCGCTCTACCGCGCCTTCGGCGGCGATGCCTTCTTTGCCATGGCGGGCGTTGCCGTCGGTGCGATGGGGCTGGTGGCGCTGTCGGTCGTCATCAAGCGGCGGCGCTTGCACGCGGCCGGATAGCGCGGCCTACCCCCAGAGCGCCGGCTCCGGCATCTTCACCGTGGAGCCATCGAAGGAAAGGCCCGGCTCGCGGTCCTTGGCCAGGAGCAGCGGGCCGTCGATGTCGAGGAAGGCGGCATAGCCGGAAAGCAGATAGGCCGGCGCGACGGCGAGCGAGGTCGCCAGCATCGATCCGACCATGACGGTGAGGCCGAGGTCCCCGGCCAGCTTCGCCATCTTCAGGGCCTCGGTGATGCCGCCGGCCTTGTCGAGCTTGATGTTAATGGCGTCGTAGCGGTCGGCGAGGTCGGCAAGGCCGTCGGAAATGTGGACGCTCTCGTCGGCGCAGACCGGCACGGCATGGGCAAGGCTTGCCAGCATGGCGTCGTTGCCGGCCGGCAGTGGCTGCTCGACCAGCTCCACGCCGGCGGCCTTGCAGGCCTCCATGTTCGGCGCGAAGAGCTCGTCGGTCCAGGCCTCGTTGGCATCGACGATGAGGCGGGCGCCGAGGGCGTTGGCGCGCACCGCGCGGATGCGGTCGACGTCGCCGGCGCCGCCGAGCTTGACCTTGATCAGCGGCCGGTGGGCGGCGGCGCGGGCGTCGCTCGCCA is from Rhodobium gokarnense and encodes:
- the dgcA gene encoding N-acetyl-D-Glu racemase DgcA, with protein sequence MTRTLSATSESWPIAGGFTISRGTKTTAEVVVATVTEGGNKGRGECVPYARYDETVEGVIADIEKFAGAVADGLTRADLQTAMPAGAARNALDCALLDLEAKMSGKSAADILGISPPAEAVTAYTISLGTPDKMASDARAAAHRPLIKVKLGGAGDVDRIRAVRANALGARLIVDANEAWTDELFAPNMEACKAAGVELVEQPLPAGNDAMLASLAHAVPVCADESVHISDGLADLADRYDAINIKLDKAGGITEALKMAKLAGDLGLTVMVGSMLATSLAVAPAYLLSGYAAFLDIDGPLLLAKDREPGLSFDGSTVKMPEPALWG
- a CDS encoding MFS transporter, which gives rise to MSRRLVRIPASIRLSLFFFALFFVLGVYMPFFPVWLSARGLSAGEIGIVLAVPMVVRIVTTTFTSALADRFGAPARAILVFAAAALTFLFCLGAVDGVILISVFLASLAVFWMPLAPLADALAMAVTRRDGADYGRMRMWGSFAFILANLGAGWLVGRFTGDVVFWVLVFGFSSVVLAATLLPRLEPAASDGDEAPLGTFLKRPAFLALLAAGGLCQASHSLVYAFGSLYWQELSFSGTEIGALWAIGVIAEIAIFSVSGRLNASLGPAGLILASAAAAVLRWAAFPFLTGFAAFLAVQMLHGVTFGAAHLGLVHHVSRSVPERHAGAAQAFAVTVVTGASALSMGASGPLYRAFGGDAFFAMAGVAVGAMGLVALSVVIKRRRLHAAG